From Gimesia panareensis, the proteins below share one genomic window:
- a CDS encoding alpha/beta hydrolase family protein codes for MLQKLCSTALVLALCLSSSQTLTAAEKSPEAKPADNAALKLMEVKSTLDQSLQPSLIWAPESAKTRPTPLFVFLHSWSGNYKQNNAKWLKQAQQRGWIYLHPNFRGVNQQPEACGSRLARQDILDAIAYVIKHYDVDQSRIYLAGSSGGGHMTMLMVGHHPDRFSAASAWVGISDLADWYRFHVKDGKPQRYAQMILKSLTGKPGTSQEVDAQYRDRSPLYWIASATEVPLDLNAGVTDGQTGSVPFMHTLNAYNALAKQNHSPLITKAEMQQLWDQGKLQNPQPGDESPDDTYGRDIHLRRKSGQARVTIFQGGHEGLPEPACDWLSKQSRDTSGFGKKSD; via the coding sequence ATGCTTCAAAAATTGTGTTCTACCGCTCTGGTTCTGGCCCTGTGTCTGTCATCCAGTCAGACGTTGACCGCCGCAGAAAAATCGCCTGAAGCGAAGCCGGCAGACAATGCAGCCCTCAAGCTGATGGAAGTCAAAAGTACGCTGGATCAGAGCCTGCAGCCCTCCCTGATCTGGGCGCCGGAGTCCGCGAAGACCAGACCGACGCCGCTGTTCGTCTTTCTGCATTCCTGGAGCGGCAACTATAAACAGAATAACGCCAAGTGGCTCAAGCAGGCGCAACAGCGCGGCTGGATTTACCTGCATCCGAACTTCCGCGGCGTCAATCAGCAGCCCGAAGCCTGTGGTTCGCGGCTGGCGCGCCAGGATATTCTGGACGCGATCGCTTATGTCATCAAACACTACGATGTCGACCAGTCGCGGATTTACCTGGCCGGTTCTTCCGGGGGCGGACACATGACGATGCTCATGGTGGGCCATCATCCCGATCGCTTCTCTGCGGCTTCCGCCTGGGTCGGTATCAGCGATCTGGCAGACTGGTATCGCTTTCACGTTAAAGATGGCAAACCGCAGCGGTACGCCCAGATGATTCTCAAGTCATTGACGGGCAAGCCTGGTACATCCCAAGAGGTCGATGCACAGTACCGCGATCGTTCTCCCCTGTACTGGATTGCCAGTGCGACCGAGGTCCCCCTCGATCTGAATGCCGGTGTGACGGACGGTCAGACGGGCTCCGTACCCTTCATGCACACACTTAATGCCTATAATGCACTGGCCAAACAGAATCACAGCCCCTTGATCACCAAAGCAGAGATGCAACAATTGTGGGACCAGGGGAAGTTGCAAAACCCGCAGCCCGGAGATGAGAGCCCCGATGACACCTATGGCCGCGACATTCATCTCCGCCGAAAGTCAGGCCAGGCCCGTGTCACAATTTTCCAGGGGGGACACGAAGGTCTTCCGGAACCGGCGTGCGACTGGCTGTCGAAACAGTCGCGCGACACATCGGGCTTCGGTAAAAAAT